The Microbacterium limosum sequence GTTCTCCGACGAGATCCACGCACCGCTCGTCTACGCTCCGGCGCGCCACATCCCCTACGCCTCGGTGTCGCCGGCGGCGGCGGGCCACACGATCACGGCGGCATCGGCATCCAAGGCCTGGAACCTCGCTGGACTCAAGTGCGCACAGCTCATCCTCTCCAACGACGAGGATGCCGCGGCGTGGGAGAAGCTCGGGATGCGGGCCGGCGTCGGCACCTCGACCCTCGGGGTGATCGCGAACATCGCCGCCTACGAGCACGGCCGGGGATGGCTGGAGGAGGTCACCGCCTATCTGGACGAGAACCGCCGGACACTCGTGGCCGACCTCGCCGCGGCGGCGCCCCTCGCCCGCGTGACGGTGCCCGAGGGCACGTACATCGCCCTCATCGACTTCCGCGCCTATGGGCTCGAGGGAGATCTCGGCGCGTGGTTCCGGGAGCACGCGAGGGTGGCGATGACCGACGGGGCCGCCTGCGGCGAAGCGGCAGCCGGTCACTGCCGCTTCGTGTTCGCGATGCCGCGCCCGCTCCTGCGCGAGGCCGTCGCCCGCATCGGCGCCGCCCTCGAAGCCCTGTCGTCGAGGCCGATCCCCGCGGCCGAGGGATGAGAAGCGTCTCATTTCCACATAGAGGTCATGCGGCCGCGGATTGACCGAAATCCGCGGATTGGGAGAGACTTGCGCTGCACACCCGAGCGCATGGAGCCCTAATCGGATGAGAACGGGCTCATCTTTCAGGAGGCCGATGACCACGCCGTCGAAGTCGCCCCCCATCCCCCACGATGACGACGCCGCGGGAGGAGCCGTTCCCGCGCTCGCACCGCCCTCTCCCCGGCCCCGGACGGCCCTCGCCCTCTACTACGGCACCGACCCCCACCGGCTGAGGGCCTCGCTCGCACGCAGCGTCCCCACCGACGCTCTGGGCCGGTCGACACGCCATGTCCTCCTGGCCCTCACCGGGGTCCCCGATCCCGGTGACACCGACGGCATCCTCCCGAGGGACGAGAAGATCGCCTGCGCCGTACGCGAGCGCGCCCGCGGCAGGCCCGGGAAAGCGCTGGAGATCCTCCGCGAACACGTCGCGGTGCAGCGCGCCTCCGCCACCGTCGACGACTCGGACGGGTGGCATCCCTTCCTCGCCCTGCTCCGCGGCAGCACGGCTATGTTCGCCGGCGACCTCGTCGATGCACAGGCCCATCTCACTCGCGCACGCATGTGGCACGTCGCGCCGGAGCTGCGCATCATCCACCGGCACGCCCACGCCCTCTCCGCCCTGCTGCACGCCGTGGTCGGCAACCGCGCGGTGGCGCTCGGCGAACTGAAGACGCTCGATCAGGTCCCCGTCACCGGGTCCTGGGTCGAGGCGGAGATCGCCGCGGCGAAGTCCCTGTGCCTCTCCGCGCTCGAGGCCGGCGACATCGACCGCCGCACCTCCCCGTCGATGCCCCTGTCGGATCTCCGGGAGCTCTGGCCCTTCGCCGCCCTCGTCTACACGCAGCCGCATCTGGAGCAGGGACACTTCGTGGATGTCGAGGCGACGCTCGAGAGCATCGAACGGGCCGGCTGGCCCGGAGTGGACACCAGCGACGGGCTCCCGGGGTCGGTGGTGCCGCTCCTGAGAGCCGGCATCGCCCGCGCGCGAGGAGACCTGCTCGGCGCCGCGCGGGCTCTCGGCCGCGCGGATCCGCGCTGCGGGGAAACCCGGTCGGCGCGGACCCTGCTGCTCCTCGACACCGGCGAGCTCGGCCGCGCACGAGACTCCGCCGAGGAACTCCTCCGACGCGCGACCGGGATGCGGCGTATACGCCTCACCGCCCTCGGCATCCTCGCGGCGTGCGCGCTCCGCACGAAGGACTCGGACGCGGCAGACCACCATCTCGGGGCGCTCTGTTCGCAGTCCATGCCCCTCAGCCCCAGCGAGTTCGGCCTCCTGCCCGCCGACGTCGCGGCGGCGCTGGATGACCGGGCGTCGTCGCCCACAGTCGAGTCGCCGGGCGAATCGAACCCGGGCGCCGTCACTCCCGGAGAGCGTGCGCTTCTCACGCTGCTCGAGACCGGGGCCACCCGCGCCGAGATCGCTGCGGCTCTCTTCGTCTCGGTGAACACCGTCAAGACCAGGCTCCGTCTGCTCTACCGCAAGCTCGGCGCGTCGTCCGCGGCCGAGGCCCTTGCCCATGCACACCGCCGCGGCGACCTCTGAGCGGATCGGGCCCGCTCACCGGGGTGAAGGTCGGGTGAGGCAGCGGTTTTTCGTCGGCTGCGCCGGCCGCTCCGTCTACCGTGGGGGTGCGAGGTCTATCGCCCGCCACCGTCGTCCCCAGCGACGGGTGCCGACGCAGTCCCCAATGCCCGGTGCACGGCGGGTCCTCGCGCTCGGGCCCCCTCGAGACGCTCGTTCCCCAAGAGCGCGTCTCGAGGGGGCCACCTCGAGCAGCCGCGGACCCGAACCGCTTCCCCCGCGGCTTCCTCGAGGTGGACAGCATGGGCGGCGCGCTTCCGGGAATGGTCTTCCACGGGATCTCGCGGGGCTGCCGCGGAGACGACGACCTCACTCTCTCCCAGCTGGCGGCCGCGGTGCGGACGGCGAGTGCGACGGTCGCCCGGCGCACGGGCGCTACGCTCGGCCAGAATAGGCTCCTGGACGCGCACCTCCCGGCCGACTGGGCGCTCGCGTCGGCCGTCTGCGCGGGCGCCGACGGCGCCACCGCGCTCGATCAGGCGGACCGTCTCGCGGGCGCGACGGCTCCTATCATCTGATCCCGCGGGGGTGGGGGCTGCCGGCCCGATACCACCCGAATCGACAGCCCCCGCACGTGACCGGCACGAGTCGAAGCCTGCTCCCCCAAGAGCCTCGGCCTTTCGTGATGTCAGTCCTATTCAAGCGGATATGACGCCGCGATCGCACCACCCGCCGTGAACGGATCAGCCGAGCTGCTTCTGCGCCCGCTTGACGGCGCGCCGGAACTTCTTGCTCGCACGCTTGCGGATCTTCTTCACCGTGCGGTCGTTCCACACCGACCCGGCGGCGTCGCGGACGGCGTCGTACTGCGCACGTCCCTGACGGGAACCGGCGAGGAACGAGGCGATCACGATGACCGTGAGCGCGGCGAGGATGAATGCCTTCTTCATGACGGAGTGTCCTTCCTGAGGCGGTCCGACCACGCTAGGTGGCGGGCGCCCGGCGCCGCGGGGGCTGGCGGATGCCACCCGGATGCGCTACACCGCGCAGCGGGTGCGGCTCACCCCAGGCCGCTCAGCCGGTGGAAGCGCTGCTGCTGATAGACGAGGGGATGGGCGTCGTGGTCCACGCTCAGGCCATGCACCTGCATCACGACGATGCGGTGGTCGCCCGCCGGGGTGGTCGAGAGCACCTCGCAGTCGAGCCACATCGTGGAGCCGTCGACGAAGAGAGCCCCGGCATCCGTCGCCGTCGTGGACAGCCCGGCGAACCGGTCGCGGCTGCGGGAGGCGAGCTGGAGGCAGGCGTCGGCGTGATCCCCGCCGAGGATCGACACCCCCAGCCGGCCCGCGCCCTCGAGCACGGGCCAGGTGGTGGAGGCGTTCTGCACCGAGAACATGACCATCGCGGGGCTGTAGGACACGCCCACCGAGAACGACGACGCGACCATGCCGACTGGGGACCCGTCGACCACGGCGCAGATCGCCGCGACGCCGGAGGGGAAGCGTCCGAACGCCCCCCGCACATGCGCGGGCTCGTCGCTTACGGCTGTCAGGGATCGAGACGGCGGCACGGTCTGTGCGGGGTGCTCGACGAGATCGGAAACGAAGCTCATGGGCAGACTCCTTCGACGGATGGCGCACGGGGCGACCAGGCGATCCGGTGGGGATCGCACCGACGGAGGACAGCCGAGCCGCATCTGCCGGTACGCACCGGTGGGAAAGATGCCCCCGAGGTCTTGTGTCTCGGATGGGTCCACAGCGGCTCACGCTGCCCCGCCAGTATGTCCGCGAGCGATTACGCCACCGTGACCCCGAGGTAACGGGAGTGTTGCGCGGTCACCGCGCCTCGTCGAGCACCGTCTTCATCTCAGGCATCCCGAACTGGTCGGCGATCTGCGCGGCCGTCGGCACGCTGAGATCCGGATCGCCTCCGGCTCCGAGGAGGGCGCGCAGCGTATCGACATCGCGGCGGAACACGGCGCACGCGATCGCCGTCTGACCCGCCTGGTTGACCGCGTTCACATCCGCTCCGCGCCGAAGGAGATCGGCGACCGTCTCGCTGTGCTCGGCGTACGTGGCGACGATGAGCAGCGTGTCCCCCCGCGCGTTGCGCGTGTTCACGGGCACACCGGCGTCGATCATCTCGGCCAGCGGGCCGGTACGTCCTTCGCGCGCAAGTGCGAACGTGCCGTCGATGACCTCAGCGCTCAGGTGCGCCCCGGGGTTGCCGTCGCTCATCGTGCCATTCTGGCGCCCCGCCGCG is a genomic window containing:
- a CDS encoding MalY/PatB family protein — encoded protein: MARADFSRITEADLREAGSLKWTMFPDTIGAFVAEMDFGVAPAVADALKEAVDRGETGYLTPKRGAQLATAASRWYSTSYGWDVPPERVHHIPDVIAAFELAIEKFTPAGSPVIVPTPAYMPFLFVPQLRGREVIQIPGVLVDGRMGMDLDAIGRAFDDGAGMLVLCNPHNPLGTVFTRAELEAVAALVEAKGGRVFSDEIHAPLVYAPARHIPYASVSPAAAGHTITAASASKAWNLAGLKCAQLILSNDEDAAAWEKLGMRAGVGTSTLGVIANIAAYEHGRGWLEEVTAYLDENRRTLVADLAAAAPLARVTVPEGTYIALIDFRAYGLEGDLGAWFREHARVAMTDGAACGEAAAGHCRFVFAMPRPLLREAVARIGAALEALSSRPIPAAEG
- a CDS encoding helix-turn-helix transcriptional regulator, encoding MTTPSKSPPIPHDDDAAGGAVPALAPPSPRPRTALALYYGTDPHRLRASLARSVPTDALGRSTRHVLLALTGVPDPGDTDGILPRDEKIACAVRERARGRPGKALEILREHVAVQRASATVDDSDGWHPFLALLRGSTAMFAGDLVDAQAHLTRARMWHVAPELRIIHRHAHALSALLHAVVGNRAVALGELKTLDQVPVTGSWVEAEIAAAKSLCLSALEAGDIDRRTSPSMPLSDLRELWPFAALVYTQPHLEQGHFVDVEATLESIERAGWPGVDTSDGLPGSVVPLLRAGIARARGDLLGAARALGRADPRCGETRSARTLLLLDTGELGRARDSAEELLRRATGMRRIRLTALGILAACALRTKDSDAADHHLGALCSQSMPLSPSEFGLLPADVAAALDDRASSPTVESPGESNPGAVTPGERALLTLLETGATRAEIAAALFVSVNTVKTRLRLLYRKLGASSAAEALAHAHRRGDL
- a CDS encoding DAK2 domain-containing protein yields the protein MGGALPGMVFHGISRGCRGDDDLTLSQLAAAVRTASATVARRTGATLGQNRLLDAHLPADWALASAVCAGADGATALDQADRLAGATAPII
- a CDS encoding flavin reductase family protein, encoding MSFVSDLVEHPAQTVPPSRSLTAVSDEPAHVRGAFGRFPSGVAAICAVVDGSPVGMVASSFSVGVSYSPAMVMFSVQNASTTWPVLEGAGRLGVSILGGDHADACLQLASRSRDRFAGLSTTATDAGALFVDGSTMWLDCEVLSTTPAGDHRIVVMQVHGLSVDHDAHPLVYQQQRFHRLSGLG
- a CDS encoding ankyrin repeat domain-containing protein, which gives rise to MSDGNPGAHLSAEVIDGTFALAREGRTGPLAEMIDAGVPVNTRNARGDTLLIVATYAEHSETVADLLRRGADVNAVNQAGQTAIACAVFRRDVDTLRALLGAGGDPDLSVPTAAQIADQFGMPEMKTVLDEAR